A window of the Lactuca sativa cultivar Salinas chromosome 5, Lsat_Salinas_v11, whole genome shotgun sequence genome harbors these coding sequences:
- the LOC111910178 gene encoding aquaporin SIP1-1: MPSVALASLRSVQLRLVSLVLVATMIHSCPPPSAFLLRGGVDTSSQQTQHSTAGRRRQQTFSLLSVFSFVLLSMGAGGLASIVFGLIADAFGGTSFIAIGTIAFSIAGAGGNDATLMSTAVRFPAQAICAAGGIMYLLDFMPLEYKHLLEGPTLKVDLHTGAIAEGVLTFVITFVVLFIIIKGPNSLFLKNWMLSMATMVMILVSSSYTGPSMNPANVCNPLVCSNQRGNVIERYNGMELIIKLRNRGDATK; encoded by the exons ATGCCTTCGGTGGCACTAGCTTCATTGCGATCGGTACAATTGCGTTTAGTATCGCTGGTGCTGGTGGCGACGATGATACACTCATGTCCACCGCCGTCCGCTTTCCTGCTCAG AGGCGGCGTCGACACCAGCAGTCAGCAGACGCAGCACAGCACAGCAGGGCGCAGGCGGCAGCAAACCTTCAGTCTTCTCTCTGTCTTCTCTTTTGTTCTTCTTTCGATGGGTGCTGGAGGGCTGGCTTCCATCGTGTTTGGATTGATTGCCGATGCCTTCGGTGGCACTAGCTTCATTGCGATCGGTACAATTGCGTTTAGTATCGCCGGTGCTGGTGGCAACGATGCTACACTCATGTCCACCGCCGTCCGCTTTCCTGCTCAG GCGATTTGTGCAGCTGGTGGTATAATGTATCTTTTGGATTTTATGCCATTAGAGTATAAACATTTGCTAGAAGGACCTACTCTAAAAGTAGATTTGCATACTGGAGCCATTGCTGAGGGAGTTTTGACTTTCGTTATCACTTTTGTTgttctctttatcatcatcaaagGTCCTAACAGCTTGTTCTTGAAGAATTGGATGCTTTCCATGGCAACTATGGTGATGATTCTTGTTAGTTCAAGCTACACTGGTCCTTCAATGAATCCTGCAAAT gtatgtAATCCTTTGGTATGCAGTAATCAACGAGGGAATGTAATTGAGCGTTACAACGGAATGGAAT TGATCATCAAGCTTCGGAATAGGGGGGATGCAACAAAGTGA